In a single window of the Cupriavidus sp. P-10 genome:
- a CDS encoding ABC transporter ATP-binding protein — protein MSALSPVFQADAGAAQAAAPAPGSTLMCVDKLSVTFGHGDHATRAVREVSFDLRAGERYALVGESGSGKTVTALAMLRLVEDAYYDGAIRFEGKNLLDVSDREMRGIRGAEIAMIFQEPMTALNPLYTIGNQIVETLALHEGLDRRAARDRAIALLERTGISDAAHRFDSFPHQLSGGQRQRAMIAMALACRPKLLLADEPTTALDVTIRAQIMDLLRDLQAEFGMAVMLITHDLNLVRSFAQRVGVMEKGVLVETGETAKVFAAPQHPYTRKLIDSRPKREVLPLVPLAPVLLEARNLSVNYARKRRGVAGWFGKDQFAAVKDVDFQLREGETIGIVGESGSGKTTLAHTVLALQRKGAGTIHFLGRSFDGATRKDRCQLRSRMQVVFQDPFGSLSPRMTIEQIVGEGLALHQAGLSREATRERVIDALREVGLDRTALGRYPHEFSGGQRQRIAIARVLILKPQVLVLDEPTSALDVSIQQQVLALLSQLQHKYNLSYLFISHDLAVIRAMAHRVIVMKAGEVVETGETEAVLGAPQHPYTRKLMAAAQVGAA, from the coding sequence ATGAGCGCCTTGTCCCCAGTCTTTCAGGCCGACGCTGGCGCCGCGCAGGCTGCGGCCCCGGCACCCGGCTCTACGCTGATGTGCGTGGACAAGCTGTCCGTCACCTTCGGCCATGGCGATCATGCCACCCGCGCGGTGCGCGAGGTCAGCTTCGACCTGCGCGCCGGCGAGCGCTACGCGCTGGTCGGCGAATCCGGCTCGGGCAAGACCGTGACCGCGCTGGCCATGCTGCGGCTGGTGGAAGACGCTTACTACGACGGCGCGATCCGCTTCGAAGGCAAGAACCTGCTCGACGTCTCCGACCGCGAAATGCGGGGGATCCGCGGCGCCGAGATCGCGATGATCTTCCAGGAACCGATGACGGCGCTGAACCCGCTGTACACCATCGGCAACCAGATCGTCGAAACGCTGGCGCTGCACGAAGGCCTGGACCGCCGCGCCGCGCGCGACCGTGCCATCGCGCTGCTGGAGCGCACCGGCATCAGCGACGCCGCGCACCGTTTCGACAGCTTCCCGCACCAGCTTTCGGGCGGCCAGCGCCAGCGCGCCATGATTGCCATGGCGCTGGCGTGCCGGCCCAAGCTGCTGCTCGCCGACGAGCCCACCACGGCGCTGGACGTGACCATCCGCGCCCAGATCATGGACTTGCTGCGCGACCTGCAGGCAGAGTTCGGCATGGCGGTGATGCTGATCACCCACGACCTGAACCTGGTGCGTTCCTTTGCCCAGCGCGTGGGCGTGATGGAGAAGGGTGTGCTGGTCGAGACCGGCGAGACTGCCAAGGTGTTTGCCGCGCCCCAGCACCCGTACACGCGCAAGCTGATCGACAGCCGCCCCAAGCGCGAGGTGTTGCCGCTGGTGCCGCTGGCGCCGGTGCTGCTGGAGGCGCGCAACCTGAGCGTCAATTACGCGCGCAAGCGCCGCGGCGTGGCTGGCTGGTTCGGCAAGGACCAGTTCGCGGCGGTCAAGGATGTCGACTTCCAGCTGCGCGAGGGCGAGACCATCGGCATCGTCGGCGAATCCGGCTCGGGCAAGACCACGCTGGCGCATACCGTGCTGGCGCTGCAGCGCAAGGGCGCGGGCACCATCCATTTCCTCGGCCGCAGCTTCGACGGCGCCACGCGCAAGGATCGCTGCCAGCTGCGCTCGCGCATGCAGGTAGTGTTCCAGGATCCGTTCGGCTCCTTGTCGCCGCGAATGACCATCGAGCAGATCGTCGGCGAAGGCCTGGCGCTGCACCAGGCCGGCCTGTCGCGCGAGGCCACGCGCGAGCGCGTGATCGACGCCCTGCGCGAAGTGGGGCTGGACCGCACCGCGCTGGGGCGCTATCCGCACGAGTTCTCCGGCGGGCAGCGCCAGCGCATCGCGATCGCCCGGGTGCTGATCCTCAAGCCCCAGGTGCTGGTGCTGGACGAGCCGACCTCGGCGCTTGACGTCTCGATCCAGCAGCAGGTGCTGGCGCTGCTGTCCCAGCTTCAGCACAAGTACAACCTCAGCTACCTCTTTATCAGCCACGACCTGGCGGTGATCCGCGCCATGGCGCACCGGGTGATCGTGATGAAGGCGGGGGAGGTGGTCGAGACCGGGGAAACCGAGGCGGTGCTCGGTGCGCCGCAGCATCCCTATACCCGCAAGCTGATGGCAGCGGCGCAGGTTGGTGCCGCCTGA
- a CDS encoding C40 family peptidase — translation MQRSVLHSLARAAVGIAIACGATVSNGVLADTVFKDADTRIDATASAADSHAEGKRGLLSSVVNSTSHVASKAGDLVMNALGLIGVRYRFGGNSPESGLDCSGFVRYVFQDTFGFMLPRRSVEISRVGTNVATSDLRPGDLVFFNTMRQTFSHVGIYIGDNKFVHAPSTGSKIRVDDMRAAYWVTRYNGARRIEDDGGRRSESLGDMVETLKRYDPKAVRATMYGG, via the coding sequence ATGCAGCGATCGGTACTTCATTCCCTGGCGCGCGCCGCCGTCGGAATTGCCATTGCCTGCGGTGCGACTGTGTCGAATGGAGTGCTGGCGGACACGGTGTTCAAGGATGCCGACACCCGTATCGATGCCACGGCTTCGGCCGCGGACTCGCATGCGGAAGGCAAGCGTGGCTTGCTGTCGTCGGTGGTGAATTCCACCAGCCACGTTGCCAGCAAGGCTGGCGACCTGGTCATGAATGCGCTGGGCCTGATTGGCGTGCGTTACCGCTTCGGCGGCAACAGCCCCGAATCCGGCCTGGACTGCAGCGGCTTCGTCCGCTACGTGTTCCAAGACACCTTCGGCTTCATGCTGCCGCGCCGCTCTGTCGAAATCAGCCGTGTCGGCACCAATGTGGCGACAAGCGACCTGCGTCCGGGTGACCTGGTGTTCTTCAACACCATGCGCCAGACCTTCTCGCACGTCGGCATCTATATCGGCGACAACAAGTTCGTGCATGCCCCGTCCACGGGCAGCAAGATTCGTGTCGACGACATGCGCGCCGCCTACTGGGTAACGCGCTACAACGGCGCGCGCCGCATCGAGGACGATGGCGGCCGCCGCAGCGAAAGCCTCGGCGACATGGTCGAAACGCTCAAGCGCTACGACCCCAAAGCCGTACGCGCCACCATGTACGGCGGCTGA
- a CDS encoding patatin-like phospholipase family protein, giving the protein MQRRHFLGLSAAALLAGCAFGPRPAPPVALTPATPPGPRPIKIGLALGGGAARGFAHIGVIKALEAQGIHADLVTGTSAGAVVAALYASGLDGFRLNKLALTMDEASIADWALPFGTRFGGWLKGEALQNYVNRQVQNRPIEAMKLPLGIVATDLKTGEKILFRRGNTGQAVRASSSVPGVFQPVSIQGHDYVDGGLVEPVPVDSARSMGADFVIAVNISAEPSAQKNAGQSGVLLQTTAIMGQSINKIALSRADVVIRPELPDMGGSDFNARNRAVLAGEQATAAVMAALRQKLEQARLQPASTVATQ; this is encoded by the coding sequence ATGCAACGACGTCATTTCCTCGGCCTCTCCGCAGCTGCCCTGCTCGCGGGCTGCGCGTTCGGCCCGCGCCCCGCGCCGCCGGTGGCACTCACGCCCGCCACCCCGCCCGGGCCGCGCCCGATCAAGATCGGCCTGGCGCTCGGCGGCGGTGCCGCGCGCGGCTTTGCCCATATCGGCGTGATCAAGGCGCTCGAGGCGCAAGGCATCCATGCCGACCTGGTGACCGGCACCAGCGCCGGCGCGGTAGTGGCCGCGCTGTACGCGAGCGGCCTGGATGGCTTCAGGCTGAACAAGCTGGCGCTGACCATGGACGAGGCGTCGATCGCTGACTGGGCCCTGCCCTTCGGCACCCGCTTCGGCGGCTGGCTCAAGGGCGAGGCGCTGCAGAACTATGTCAACCGCCAGGTGCAGAACCGCCCGATCGAAGCGATGAAACTGCCGCTGGGCATCGTCGCCACCGACCTGAAGACCGGCGAGAAGATCCTGTTTCGCCGCGGCAATACCGGGCAGGCGGTGCGCGCGTCGAGCAGCGTGCCGGGCGTGTTCCAGCCGGTGTCGATCCAGGGACATGACTATGTCGATGGCGGCCTGGTCGAGCCGGTGCCGGTCGACTCGGCGCGCAGCATGGGCGCCGACTTCGTCATCGCAGTGAATATCTCCGCCGAGCCGTCGGCGCAGAAAAACGCCGGCCAGAGCGGTGTGCTGCTGCAGACCACCGCGATCATGGGCCAGTCGATCAACAAGATAGCGCTGTCGCGCGCCGACGTGGTGATCCGCCCGGAACTGCCCGACATGGGCGGGAGCGATTTCAATGCCCGCAACCGCGCGGTGCTGGCGGGCGAACAGGCAACCGCCGCGGTAATGGCCGCGCTGCGGCAGAAGCTGGAGCAGGCGCGGCTGCAGCCGGCCAGTACGGTCGCCACGCAATAG
- a CDS encoding ABC transporter permease, whose product MKPFSHAVPNGLPHSPSPRQRAWQRFRRNRRGYWSLVIFVAIFVLSLGAEVLSSNRPLMVRYKGDYYFPIVKTYPETTFGGDFPTQADYLDPFIRDRITTDGNFAVFPLNRYSYDSLNYFAKEPNPAPPSAENWLGTDDRGRDILARLLYGFRVSVLFSLALTVIGVVIGTLTGALMGFFGGRFDLFSQRAIEIWSSMPELYLLIIFASIFEPSLALLIILLSLFGWMGLSDYVRAEFYRNRSLDYVKAARALGLSNVQIMWRHILPNSLTPVITFLPFRMSAAILALTSLDFLGLGVPPTTPSLGELLAQGKGNLDAWWISLSTFTVLVVTLMLLTFMGDALRDAFDTRLGLAALRGRVEPKVPAGAPAGTAPGVTP is encoded by the coding sequence ATGAAACCGTTCTCGCACGCAGTGCCCAACGGCCTGCCGCATTCGCCCTCGCCGCGCCAGCGCGCCTGGCAGCGCTTCCGGCGCAACCGCCGCGGCTACTGGAGCCTGGTGATCTTCGTCGCCATCTTCGTGCTGAGCCTGGGCGCCGAGGTGTTGTCCAGCAACCGCCCGCTGATGGTGCGGTACAAGGGCGACTACTACTTCCCGATCGTCAAGACCTACCCGGAGACGACCTTCGGCGGCGACTTCCCGACGCAGGCCGATTACCTCGACCCGTTTATCCGCGACCGCATCACCACCGACGGCAACTTCGCGGTGTTCCCGCTGAACCGGTATTCGTACGATTCGCTGAACTACTTCGCCAAGGAGCCCAACCCGGCGCCGCCTTCGGCCGAAAACTGGCTCGGCACCGATGACCGCGGCCGCGACATCCTGGCGCGGCTGCTGTACGGCTTCCGCGTGTCGGTGCTGTTCAGCCTGGCACTGACCGTGATCGGCGTCGTGATCGGCACGCTGACCGGGGCGCTGATGGGCTTCTTCGGCGGCCGCTTCGACCTGTTCTCGCAGCGTGCCATCGAGATCTGGAGTTCGATGCCGGAGCTGTACCTGCTGATCATCTTCGCGTCGATCTTCGAGCCCAGCCTGGCGCTGCTGATCATCCTGCTGTCGCTGTTCGGCTGGATGGGGCTGTCCGACTACGTGCGCGCCGAGTTCTACCGCAACCGCTCGCTCGACTACGTCAAGGCGGCGCGGGCGCTGGGCTTGTCCAACGTGCAGATCATGTGGCGCCATATCCTGCCCAACAGCCTGACCCCGGTGATCACCTTCCTGCCGTTCCGCATGAGCGCGGCGATCCTGGCGCTGACCAGCCTGGACTTCCTAGGCCTGGGCGTGCCGCCGACCACGCCCAGCCTGGGCGAGCTGCTGGCGCAAGGCAAGGGCAACCTCGACGCCTGGTGGATTTCGCTGTCGACCTTCACCGTGCTGGTAGTGACGCTGATGCTCCTGACTTTCATGGGCGATGCGCTGCGCGATGCCTTCGACACCCGCCTGGGCCTGGCCGCGCTGCGCGGCCGGGTCGAACCCAAGGTCCCGGCCGGCGCGCCGGCGGGGACGGCACCGGGGGTGACGCCATGA
- a CDS encoding microcin C ABC transporter permease YejB encodes MLAYLLKRILLMIPTLIGVITLTFVVIQFVPGGPVEQMMMELKGRGGAGEASGGGAEYRGRRGVDPEKIKEIQALYGFDKPPLERYFLMLKRFAQFDLGQSYFQHRSVWELVKSKLPVSVSLGLWTFFLTYLISVPLGISKAIRAGSRFDVVTSIIVLIGYAIPGFVLGVLLLVLFGGGTFVQWFPLRGLTSDNWEQLSLMGKVMDYLWHLVLPITASVVGSFAVVTMLTKNAFLEEIRKQYVLTARAKGLGERRVLWKHVFRNALIPLVTGFPAAFIGAFFTGSLLIETLFSLDGLGLLSYEAVLRRDYPVVLGTLYLFTLIGLVTRLISDVCYVLVDPRIHFEGLHR; translated from the coding sequence ATGCTTGCCTACCTGCTCAAGCGCATCCTGCTGATGATCCCGACGCTGATCGGCGTCATCACGCTGACCTTTGTCGTCATCCAGTTCGTTCCGGGCGGACCGGTCGAGCAGATGATGATGGAACTGAAAGGGCGGGGCGGCGCCGGCGAAGCCAGCGGCGGCGGCGCCGAGTACCGCGGCCGCCGCGGCGTCGACCCCGAGAAGATCAAGGAGATCCAGGCCCTGTACGGCTTCGACAAGCCGCCGCTGGAGCGCTACTTCCTGATGCTCAAGCGCTTTGCCCAGTTCGACCTGGGCCAGAGTTATTTCCAGCACCGCAGCGTGTGGGAGCTGGTCAAGTCCAAGCTGCCGGTGTCGGTCAGCCTGGGTTTGTGGACGTTTTTCCTGACCTACCTGATATCGGTGCCGCTCGGCATCTCCAAGGCGATCCGGGCGGGCAGCCGATTCGACGTGGTCACCAGCATCATCGTGCTGATCGGCTATGCGATTCCCGGCTTCGTGCTGGGCGTGCTGCTGCTGGTGCTGTTCGGCGGCGGCACCTTCGTGCAGTGGTTCCCGCTGCGCGGGCTCACCTCCGACAACTGGGAGCAGTTGTCGCTGATGGGCAAGGTGATGGACTACCTGTGGCACCTGGTGCTGCCGATCACCGCCTCGGTGGTAGGCAGCTTTGCCGTGGTGACCATGCTGACCAAGAACGCCTTCCTCGAGGAAATCCGCAAGCAGTACGTGCTGACCGCGCGCGCCAAGGGACTGGGCGAGCGTCGCGTGCTGTGGAAGCATGTGTTCCGCAACGCGCTGATCCCGCTCGTCACCGGTTTTCCGGCGGCCTTCATCGGCGCCTTCTTTACCGGCTCGCTGCTGATCGAGACGCTGTTCTCGCTCGACGGGCTGGGCCTGCTGTCTTACGAGGCCGTGCTGCGGCGCGACTACCCGGTGGTGCTCGGCACGCTCTACCTGTTCACGCTGATCGGGCTGGTCACGCGCCTGATTTCCGATGTCTGCTACGTGCTGGTCGATCCCCGCATCCATTTCGAGGGCCTGCACCGATGA